A genomic segment from Papilio machaon chromosome 20, ilPapMach1.1, whole genome shotgun sequence encodes:
- the LOC106716350 gene encoding ubiquitin-like modifier-activating enzyme ATG7: MSTNKELKVVQYVPFKSFVHPSFWHSFTDIKLNIDKLEEAKKDIYGRYTYREDVGTVFEVDGTSFNKLPETEQHYINVKGTLINVNKLEDFKHSDKGILLNNAGEEVWLNVKSKAWITEPSRLINFFIYSYSDLKKYRYYYWFGFPCPNQPTVYINDEPVLITTIFNEQQLEQLNKGFNALDLTQRHYFTITKNTDFVTVDCLSKILDAKKQVQSKNDIDLSITYFAFTDPSCSTSPGWPMRLFIAALLDHCPDLYNTEINIIGLRYSANGSLQKSQVYNVKIPQISETSGEGVGWVGWERNEKGALGPKLAVMSASMDPIKLAESSSDLNMRLMKWRLVPDLDLDVMKRTKCLLLGAGTLGCHVARNLLAWGFRNITFVDNAKVSYSNPTRQVLYTHEDCLNGGKKKAEAAANSLKNILPTVNSKSIFAHIPMPGYPVGEDLMEEMYNNVKLITDAIVEHDVIFLLLDSREARWLPTVIAALHSKIVINAALGFDSYLVMRHGVGLNAADAEGEGLRAATVPGGRLGCYFCNDVTAPGNTFAERTLDQQCTVTRPGVAAIAGALAVEMLAALLQHPLGVEAPAVYNPDNKEIDSGDDGVLGSIPHSIRGFLHSYQSVLPTCAKFKQCIACSDVVLNTYKDKGTEFLLKVFESGKHLERITGLEELHKSAEMSDMLAFSDDEDQENIDNE, encoded by the exons atGTCGACAAACAAGGAACTTAAAGTTGTACAATATGTACCTTTCAAATCTTTTGTACATCCCTCTTTTTGGCACAGTTTTActgatattaaattgaatattgataaattaGAAGAAGCCAAAAAAGATATTTACGGCCGTTACACATACCGAGAAGATGTTGGAACGGTGTTCGAAGTGGATGGAACATCCTTTAACAA gttgCCGGAGACAGAACAACACTACATCAATGTAAAGGGAACATTaatcaatgtaaataaattagagGACTTCAAACATTCAGACAAAGgcattttacttaataacgCCGGAGAAGAAGTATGGTTAAATGTTAAATCTAAGGCTTGGATCACTGAGCCCAgtcgtttaataaatttctttatctaCTCTTACTCT GATCTTAAAAAGTATCGTTACTATTACTGGTTTGGATTCCCCTGTCCCAATCAACCAACGGTATACATAAATGATGAACCAGTattaattacaacaatttttaacGAACAACAACTCGAGCAACTGAATAAAGGATTTAATGCTCTTGATTTAACACAAAGACATTACTTTACAATCACAAAGAACACCGACTTTGTAACTGTTGATTGTTTATCAAAGATTTTAGATGCAAAGAAACAAGTGCAAAGTAAAAATGATATTGATCTGTCTATTACATACTTTGCATTTACCGATCCGAGCTGTAGTACAAGTCCTGGTTGGCCAATGAGGTTATTTATAGCCGCTCTTTTGGACCATTGTcctgatttatataatacagagataaatataataggaTTAAGGTACAGTGCTAATGGAAGCTTACAAAAAAGTCaagtttataatgttaaaataccACAG ATATCGGAAACAAGCGGTGAAGGTGTGGGTTGGGTTGGCTGGGAAAGGAATGAAAAGGGAGCTTTAGGTCCAAAACTAGCTGTTATGTCTGCATCTATGGATCCTataaa ATTAGCAGAATCATCTTCTGATCTCAATATGAGGTTAATGAAATGGCGATTAGTGCCCGATCTTGATTTGGATGTGATGAAGAGAACTAAATGTCTCTTACTTGGTGCGGGAACTTTAGGTTGTCATGTTGCCCGGAACCTTTtg gcTTGGGGATTCCGTAACATAACATTTGTAGATAATGCCAAAGTGTCATATTCGAATCCTACAAGACAAGTTTTGTACACACATGAGGATTGTCTAAACGGAGGAAAGAAGAAGGCGGAAGCAGCTgctaatagtttaaaaaatattctaccCACAGTT aacAGCAAAAGTATATTTGCTCATATACCGATGCCGGGTTACCCTGTAGGTgaggatttgatggaggagatgtACAATAACGTGAAGTTGATAACAGATGCGATTGTGGAACATGACGTTATATTTCTACTGCTAGACTCAAGAGAGGCTCGTTGGCTGCCTACTGTTATTGCAGCGTTACATAGCAAG ATAGTGATAAACGCGGCTCTAGGATTTGACAGCTACCTAGTGATGCGGCATGGCGTGGGGCTGAATGCTGCAGACGCGGAGGGCGAAGGCCTACGTGCAGCGACAGTGCCCGGCGGCCGGCTGGGGTGCTACTTCTGTAATGACGTCACCGCACCTGGCAAC ACGTTTGCAGAGCGCACGCTCGACCAGCAGTGCACAGTGACGCGGCCGGGAGTGGCCGCCATTGCGGGCGCCCTCGCTGTTGAGATGTTGGCTGCTTTGTTGCAACATCCTCTGGG TGTGGAAGCACCAGCTGTTTACAATCCGGATAACAAAGAGATAGATTCTGGGGACGATGGTGTTTTAGGATCAATACCACATTCCATTCGAGGCTTTTTACATTCTTACCAGTCTGTTTTACCGACTTGTGCTAAATTCAAGCAATGTATCGCTTGCTCTGATGTAGTATTGAACACTTACAAAGACAAGGGAACTGAAttcttattaaaagtattcgaAAGCGGGAAACATTTGGAAAGGATTACTGGATTGGAGGAATTACATAAAAGTGCTGAAATGAGTGAt
- the LOC106716368 gene encoding uncharacterized protein LOC106716368 produces MVTKTLMNENLMNENIALSNYSFNKNASNNLPVKINFSENTSISSFSNKLGKSNNSHEQKSPYLNCTKVRIISTEKKIFQKKPNDVTSSFSQACKIYKTSSDEFKSSKGKFKKDKSSRLVVSKELSNGQQTVSDMNESEYHSRVDTNRRCKRKRRPAKKFGGPNLEEKKFEFYNGDLICTPAIKVDKKQFNQDKRINDKMQKINRTRKRGEVVRPGDLWTILRSINKFSYITSPRLSEDSIETIKRKGNYTKNQKETGLIETCTTEEFSYISSYDIKSKSQSICSKPSSFDRVTIVSKKGDSNFKELTKLPVTDVRSSRISKKNSLKNSYNKQKANKKNIQSVDISGTDNKTETFLNCQPSDLFKKQYSGQRPNEVQDSYIELIDNPNGNSEDETLPEEKIEYIQNETSMEDNKYRESNVFLSSISSKTGLKNFSDVKINDNSKNPLENKGNYFMKENRYFSKQLLYNQRNYGIPKLTQTEIKRRLVNLKYPIVILGKDELSSTFSIVDYDPPHFDGLNQQVWPYMKEWIVDSNRNKVDSRRKVLENQIKNSLAPKHQNVPARKDCRNEMSNRKSVHNFVGTRMHSPVSKKKESKTNFQLKEDMKTNIPVPQKKKVLNQFKDKMIDFIKPQRNLVNKNVVNNHSSILRSMKHNTESKIHLESFRGVDYKELCENTSHFNKPQPNKYSWSKVKWASDFIDNIIKKIKKGMYYTQHDIDSENINSGTEVIISVPKVETIPEDENINQDVTNDTDSTTIPGFDDNRNVMPLQVDVKMITSTLVSVHYSLTNVVLQFDICIPSVSESSFNSTLPSFSSVIKPENQSTLYKCQDRIPNGMLPAKLCSILPKFLSQIMKDKAFTELPNSPFNIETNANQIIPRIIFYPIMQFSLELQNLITGKFSIKEISNIDEKITPIPPNLDWCLKNTLIKKIETKRLLNFSPTLRKYMKFNFEKLSDIKNNQRLLTKPLVNTCTEMVPYSSPFTTISQALGLNDVEKLISGINNFMIGVSRWNKKCFPSHNCRIVISDDLRRTLDSMPKFSITLSIRELPYERMNNVDSNIERRIPKYDKGSHEIAKKCVKKTFIKLHKKCKSLTNMSKESCTSLNKITNLDEFFHALGCYKPLSKVLMGHSDVAIMSSIIEMRSWIKEITQAQALLILLLSNKKETRNLKRFRPMILQGIAVNRITTAAELDMEIEVIEKENLCISQNEGISFLSQSNDNSLLDELCWIAKTTASDYQKPFDDSSEKLLKSLLGKRKKLNPSYLRVMARYVGLGLLKHRSS; encoded by the exons ATGGTTACAAAAACTTTgatgaatgaaaatttaatgaatgaaaatatagcTCTCTCAAATTattctttcaataaaaatgcatCAAATAATCTTCCAGtgaaaattaactttagtGAAAATACGAGCATTTCATCTTTTTCAAACAAGTTAGGAAAATCTAATAATTCTCATGAACAAAAGTCgccttatttaaattgtacgaAGGTGCGCATAATATCGACCGAAAAGAAAATCTTTCAAAAGAAGCCTAATGACGTCACATCATCGTTTTCCCAAGcgtgtaaaatttataagactAGTTCGGATGAATTTAAGTCGAGTAAAGGTAAATTTAAGAAAGATAAATCTTCACGTTTAGTTGTATCGAAGGAGCTGAGTAATGGTCAACAAACTGTTAGCGATATGAATGAATCGGAGTATCACAGTCGAGTCGACACCAATCGCAGATGTAAACGAAAACGCCGTCCTGCGAAAAAATTCGGTGGTCCTAATCTAGAAGAGaagaaatttgaattttataacggagatttAATATGTACCCCGGCAataaaagtagataaaaagcaatttaatCAAGATAAGAGGATTAATgacaaaatgcaaaaaataaatcgaacAAGAAAAAGAGGAGAAGTCGTTCGGCCCGGTGATCTCTGGACAATATTGAGAAGCATCAACAAATTTTCCTATATTACATCTCCACGTTTGTCTGAAGACAGCAttgaaacaattaaaagaaagGGAAACTATACTAAGAATCAAAAAGAAACCGG GCTTATTGAAACATGTACGACTGAGGAATTTTCTTATATATCTAGTTACgacattaaaagtaaatcgCAAAGCATTTGTTCGAAACCGTCCAGCTTCGATAGAGTTACGATTGTAAGTAAGAAAGGAGATTcgaattttaaagaattaactAAACTTCCGGTAACGGATGTACGAAGTTCTCgaatttcaaagaaaaattcGTTGAAAAATAgctacaataaacaaaaagctaataagaaaaatatccaGTCAGTTGATATAAGTGGGacagataataaaacagaaaCCTTTTTGAATTGTCAACCGAGTGATTTGTTTAAGAAACAATACTCTGGTCAACGACCAAATGAAGTTCAAGACAGTTACATCGAGTTGATTGATAATCCAAATGGTAATAGCGAAGATGAAACCTTACCCGAGGAAAAAATAGAGTACATACAAAATGAAACGTCGATGGAAGACAATAAATATCGTGAATCAAACGTATTCTTGTCGTCAATATCTAGTAAAACAGGTCTTAAAAACTTTTCTGATGTCAAAATTAATGACAACAGTAAAAATCCCTTGGAAAACaaaggaaattattttatgaaagaaaatagatatttttccAAACAATTACTCTATAATCAAAGAAATTACGGAATTCCAAAATTAACTCAaacagaaattaaaagaaggttggtaaacttaaaatatccaATTGTTATACTTGGAAAAGACGAACTTAGTTCTACGTTTAGTATTGTGGATTACGATCCACCACACTTTGACGGTTTGAATCAACAAGTGTGGCCTTATATGAAAGAATGGATCGTTGATTCAAACAGAAATAAAGTAGATTCAAGGAGAAAAGTTTTggaaaaccaaataaaaaattctttagcCCCTAAACATCAAAATGTACCTGCGAGAAAAGATTGTCGCAATGAAATGTCGAATCGTAAATCAGTTCATAATTTCGTTGGTACTAGAATGCACAGCCCTGTTTCTAAGAAAAAGGAATCGAAAActaattttcaactaaaagaAGATATGAAAACTAACATACCGGTACCTCAGAAAAAGAAAGTATTAAATCAATTCAAAGATAAAATGATAGATTTCATTAAACCTCAGAGGAATTTAGTTAacaaaaatgttgttaataaCCATTCAAGTATACTGAGATCTATGAAACATAACACGGaaagtaaaatacatttagaaTCGTTTAGAGGAGTCGATTATAAAGAATTATGCGAAAATACCTCGCACTTCAATAAACCTCAacctaacaaatattcatGGTCTAAAGTAAAATGGGCTAGCGATTTCATTGACAATATtatcaagaaaataaaaaaaggaatgtATTATACTCAACATGACATTGATAGCGAAAACATTAATTCTG GCACAGAAGTCATTATATCTGTCCCCAAGGTAGAAACAATTCCAGAAGACGAAAATATCAATCAAGATGTTACAAATGATACAGATAGTACAACTATACCAGGTTTTGATGATAATCGTAATGTTATGCCATTACAAGTTGATGTTAAAATGATTACCAGCACTTTAGTTTCAGTGCATTACAGTTTGACGAATGTTGTGTTACAATTTGACATCTGCATTCCTTCCGTATCGGAATCATCTTTTAATTCGACGCTTCCATCATTTTCATCGGTTATAAAACCTGAGAATCAAAGTACGCTATATAAATGTCAGGATAGAATACCAAATGGAATGTTGCCTGCAAAGCTATGCAGTATATTGCCCAAGTTTCTATCTCAAATAATGAAAGATAAAGCATTCACAGAATTACCCAATTCgccttttaatattgaaaccAACGCTAATCAGATTATTCCCAGAATCATTTTCTATCCTATTATGCAGTTTAGTTTGGAattgcaaaatttaattactggaaaattttctataaaagaaatatctaatataGATGAAAAAATCACTCCTATTCCTCCAAATTTGGATTGGTGTCTAAAGAATACATtgataaagaaaattgaaactaaacgtctattaaatttttcgcCAACTTTACGAAAAtacatgaaatttaattttgaaaaattatctgacattaaaaataatcagagATTGCTAACAAAACCGTTAGTAAATACTTGCACAGAAATGGTGCCGTATAGTTCACCATTTACCACGATCAGCCAGGCGTTAGGTTTAAATGATGTAGAAAAATTGATTTctggaataaataattttatgataggAGTAAGTCGATGGAATAAGAAATGTTTCCCTTCGCATAATTGTCGTATTGTAATCTCTGACGATCTACGACGAACGCTTGACTCAATGCctaaattttcaataactttATCAATCAGAGAACTTCCATACGAGAGAATGAATAATGTAGATTCAAATATTGAAAGAAGAATACCAAAATATGATAAAGGTAGCCATGAAATCGCCAAAAAATGCGTcaagaaaacatttattaagcTTCACAAGAAATGCAAGTCACTGACGAATATGTCAAAAGAAAGTTGtacttcattaaataaaatcacaaatCTAGACGAATTCTTTCATGCCCTTGGATGTTATAAGCCATTGTCTAAAGTTTTAATGGGTCATTCGGATGTAGCAATCATGTCATCTATTATCGAG ATGAGAAGTTGGATTAAAGAGATCACGCAAGCACAGGCTCTTCTTATTCTCTTGTTATCTAACAAGAAGGAAACCAGGAATCTGAAACGATTCCGGCCCATGATACTGCAAGGGATTGCAGTGAACAGAATAACCACAGCTGCAGAACTTGACATGGAAATTGAGGTTATTGAAAAGGAGAATTTGTGTATATCAcag aaCGAAGGTATATCATTTTTGTCCCAATCCAACGATAACAGTCTTTTAGATGAATTATGTTGGATCGCTAAAACAact GCATCCGATTATCAAAAGCCATTTGATGACTCATcagagaaattattaaaatcattgcTTGGGAAGCGAAAGAAACTGAACCCTTCTTACCTCAGAGTGATGGCTCGATACGTCGGTCTAGGATTATTGAAGCACCGCAGCAGTTAA
- the LOC106716365 gene encoding 40S ribosomal protein S6, producing MKLNVSYPVTGCQKLFEVVDEHKLRIFYEKRMGAEVEADQLGDEWKGYILRVAGGNDKQGFPMKQGVLTNSRVRLLMSKGHSCYRPRRDGERKRKSVRGCIVDANLSVLALVIVRKGAQEIPGLTDGDVPRRLGPKRASKIRKLFNLTKQDDVRRYVVKRLLPTKEGKENAKPRYKAPKIQRLVTPVVLQRRRHRLALKKKRLAKRKASEAEYAKLLAQRKKESKVRRQEEINRRRSASMRDSKSSSHSAPQK from the exons ATGAAG TTGAACGTCTCCTACCCGGTAACGGGATGTCAGAAGTTATTCGAGGTGGTGGACGAGCACAAGCTCCGTATCTTTTATGAAAAGCGCATGGGCGCTGAAGTTGAAGCTGATCAACTAGGAGATGAATGGAAGGGCTACATTTTACGTGTTGCCGGCGGTAACGACAAGCAAGGATTTCCCATGAAACAGGGAGTTCTTACCAACA GCCGTGTCCGTTTGTTGATGTCCAAGGGTCACTCTTGCTACAGACCTCGTCGTGATGGTGAGAGGAAGCGCAAATCAGTCCGTGGTTGCATTGTTGATGCTAACTTATCTGTTTTGGCTCTAGTTATTGTCCGCAAGGGTGCCcag gAAATCCCCGGATTGACAGACGGTGATGTCCCACGTCGCCTTGGTCCCAAGCGTGCATCTAAGATCCGCAAACTGTTCAATTTGACCAAACAAGATGATGTTCGTCGCTATGTTGTCAAACGTCTCCTGCCCACCAAGGAAGGCAAGGAAAATGCCAAGCCTAGATATAAG GCCCCCAAGATTCAGAGGTTAGTCACCCCTGTAGTTCTGCAGCGTAGACGCCACCGTTTGGCTCTGAAGAAGAAGCGTCTGGCTAAGCGCAAGGCATCCGAGGCTGAATATGCCAAGCTTTTGGCACAGAGAAAGAAGGAATCTAAg GTCCGCCGCCAGGAGGAGATCAACCGCAGGCGATCAGCGTCAATGCGCGACTCCAAGAGCTCAAGCCACAGCGCTCCACAGAAGTga
- the LOC106716372 gene encoding geranylgeranyl transferase type-1 subunit beta — protein sequence MINEENKELAHRQHVKYFMRFLNILPSSLSSHDSTRVTIAYFSVAGLDVLGSITSISIELRSRIIDWLYLLQVQPRKSDGDMSTCGFQGSSTINIELDNANSHYRCGHLAMTYTALCTLLALGDDLSRVNRKAIINGVKALQTEEGNFSATLSGCESDMRFVYCAACISYILNDWSGFNVEKATDYIIKSMGYDYGIAQCPELESHGGTTYCALATLSLTNRLDQLSEYQLDSLRRWLVFRQVDGFQGRPNKPVDTCYSFWVGASLKMLDMLHLTNYNSNKRYVYETQDYVVGGFSKWPDTCTDPMHTYLGLAGLSLIGESGLLEIVPTLNITRRAYDHLKSLHQKWASEL from the exons atgattaatgaAGAGAACAAGGAATTAGCTCATCGGCAACATGTGAAATACTTTATGAGATTTCTTAATATCCTACCATCCTCGTTGTCTTCGCATGATTCAACCAG GGTAACAATAGCATATTTTTCTGTTGCTGGTCTGGATGTGTTAGGATCAATTACATCAATATCTATTGAACTAAGGTCCAGAATTATTGACTGGCTTTACTTATTACAAGTACAACCTCGTAAAtcag ATGGTGACATGTCGACATGTGGCTTCCAAGGCTCTTCAACTATAAACATAGAGCTTGACAATGCAAACAGTCACTACCGATGTGGACATCTAGCTATGACGTATACTGCTTTGTGTACTTTACTCGCATTGGGGGATGATCTGTCGAGGGTTAATAGGAAAGCTATCATTAATG GTGTAAAGGCGCTACAGACGGAAGAAGGCAACTTCTCTGCGACTCTCTCCGGCTGTGAATCTGACATGCGCTTTGTCTACTGTGCGGCTTGCATCAGCTACATTCTAAATGACTGGTCTGGTTTCAATGTAGAGAAAGCCACAgactatattattaaaagtatg GGCTATGATTATGGGATAGCACAATGTCCTGAATTAGAATCCCATGGGGGTACAACATATTGTGCTCTCGCAACCTTAAGTCTCACCAATCGTTTGGACCAACTCTCAGAATATCAACTTGACAGTCTCCGGAGATGGCTTGTGTTCAGACAAGTCGATGGATTCCAAGGCAGACCTAACAAACCAGTCGACACATGCTACAGTTTTTGGGTAGGTGCTTCATTGAAAATGTTAGATATGTTACATTTGacaaattataatagtaataaaagatATGTTTATGAGACTCAGGATTATGTTGTTGGTGGTTTTTCAAAATGGCCGGACACTTGTACTGATCCAATGCATACATACTTAGGTTTGGCTGGATTAAGTTTAATCGGGGAAAGTGGTTTGTTAGAAATTGTACCcactttaaatattaccaGGAGAGCATATgatcatttaaaaagtttacatcAAAAGTGGGCTAGCGAATTGTAA